The genomic segment CTGAGGAAGGACTGGTTGGATAGAAGAAAGAGACTAAACGCCACAAAATAGGACTGAAGGCACAGACATTCAGTCAAGACTTTCCAGCACCAGTGATCACACAAGGGATCAGGCTGGTGGACAATGTAGtcatctttggaaaaaattAATAACTCCTCTTTTTGATTGTATTATCAGTTACATTATCTCTTGACCTAGTGTCTATTCTCTTTTTGTTCCTACTTATCACCACTTATCATTTCCATTTAATGCCTTGGCTCCTGTCTAGGCAGCATCTGCAGTAATCACTTCCTTGTACTTAGACTTTATCTTCCTTGAACCTTTACTTGGAGGgatatgacaaaataaaaaagctttATTTAAAGACCATTTATAGGCCACGAACTGTGAATGTTAGACCCAACCCTGTGGTTCACCTCTGTGTCCTTAATCTAATCCCAactcatttttgaaaaaaaggcTTGTGCCTTTCAGTCTGAGGTGCAGGAGGATTGCAGTGATTTTGTTAGTAGTGTGGAACCACATGTATCCACAAAGGAGCATCGTGCCTTCTGGTCCCTCTTTGCCTAAATCTGAGTAATCCTTTCTTTATCACATTGTTAGGTCATGCTCCCTCCTAATATGCTTTTGTCTCTCTATGCTTTTGAAACGCAGAATTATGCAATAATATGTGGTGGATTGCACACTGTGgtgcagcaaaaacaaaaccaaagtgaGAACAGATTTCTTTCTGGAACTTATCCTGTTTGAACATCTGTGAATTTGGCTCATTTGccttttttcactttgtttttatgAACCACAATGAAAAAAGAGGGGACTTAAGTTCTTTTATCTTGTGATCTTCTATCCTCCCgacaaaaaatctttttactAAAAGGAGGAAGGAAGCATCTTTTCAGTGTTGACACAGGGCCAGTGTCATTGCAACACAGTAAAGcagcatgtgtttttttttttctttgttgctttTGTCGGTTTCTCAGCAGTTGTACTGTTTTACAAACACTGTGTTACATATCCCATACCTACCCATCAATTTATCTGGGTACATTCCAACTTGTGCTTTAAGATATTCTCTAACAATATTTTCCAAATAAAATTAGTGTTTAAAGATATTTTTCAGACTCTCCTCATTGTTGACGACATTTGACGTCATTTGTCTGTGTTTCTTCAGGCCAGGTCTCGCTTTCTTGGCTTTCAGGTTTGTTTCATCATCAGTCAACATCTTTTTATCAGGAACCAGGCTGAGAGGAAGTGAAAATCTTTAGTACCAACTATGTTTTGCGCTGTGACTTGGACAGTCCTTACAAACCTCACCTTCTGTCTGCCTTTGCTTATGTATTACTTGCTTTCAAGCCACCACATTTCCTAGCACACATCTTCCTTGATGTTTGGGTGTGACCTAAGGTCATCTGTACAGCGAACTATACGGCTTCTGCGTGTTGAAAATGGCCCTCAGGAGAGcaagattttattattttttttatttatttatttttaactaatGTAACTAAAGAGTTAGAGGTGAGGAGAAGCGATTTGACTGTAAACTAACAAACTGAGCTGGAGGCATTGCACTGAAAATAGCTATCAATGCTTTGAGTAAAACATTCAGCCTACGTGACCTTGATGCAGTTTCCCTTCATTTTGACTGCTAGTGGTATGTGATAGTGACTTGGAGAGAAAAGCAGGATTAGTAATGTGGATTTCTTCTAAATGTTAGTAAATGGCAGTTTCCTGAATAAGAGCGTCTGGTCTTTTGTAGCAGTTTGGATGGAAAATGTCAAAGCTAAGTGCCCAAATCAGATGCAGGGATTCAAGTTGAATGCGGACTGAATAATAGAGAAGTATAATGACATGGTGCACTGGAAAGGGCATAAAGGCAGAGCAGCTCACTCACAGCATCTGCTGAAATTAACACCACTGTCAAGTAAAGAGGAAGGGTAAAAAGTTGAAACGAAATGCTAAAAGGCTTGAATATAAAATTGCTTTCAAATAAAAGCTTTGTAATGTAGCTCTCTGTGTTTCCCCAGCATGTCCTGTGCTGGGCAAGAGCAGATGTGTGAAATGTATCCAGCATATGgtaatcattttttaaatgggAGATGAGCCCTAATTGGGCTAGAAAAAGGCTGTATTATCATCTTTTCATCATTACCATGTTGTTACTGTTGCAGCACTGCAGGGGGCGATAATGTCAAAGGTGAGTCACTAGCTTGGACCAAATCCTTATTTAAGTTTGACAGTGTTTCTAGTAGATGTTGGCAGATGGCTTGAGCATGAAGTGAGGCTGCGGTTTGGGAAAGGGCTCAGAGAGGACTGGTGGTGGCTCCTGGGCTGGGCAGATCCCAGTGTACTAATGAGAAGTGAATGTATTGAACGAACAGCTTGTAGTGCAGGAGGGGGTCATATACAGACAGAATCAGGGGCACATAACGACGTTTATCTCCAATTCACAGCAGTTTAGTGTGCAATAAGATTAAAATGTGTGGCAGTTTTCTGCCATGAAGACTTTATAGTCAATCAATTTTCAGTAAATCAGTTACCATAGTCATCAGACTGAGCTGGTGTGAGATGATCTGAGATCACCATATAAGCACAACATTCACACAGTCTCTCTTTTGGTGCTTGTTACAGTTTCTCAGAAGTTTTTCTCAGCATATCAAGTGAAGTAAAATCATGTATGAAGCCAGGTGCTAGGTAATTAGGACATACACAGTGTTTATAGGTGAAGGTGTAAGGATATAATTGGCTTGCTACGATGCATGAGTGTCTGTTCTAATGTATTTATGACAGCTAATCAGGCTTAGTGGAGCTGGGTCATCACACAGTGTTGTGAGTGAGTGCAAGCGGTGTGCATCAAGACAGATGAGCCCATGTGTACTCTGCTTTGTTGAtcagtttttttcttcacatttcttAAAGCCTCATAGAAATACATTAAATGGGATTTAAACCATCACTTTTCAACGTAAACAGAAAGGTAAGCGTTACATTTAATTGCTGTTTGTTACATATgaagttatataaaaacaatataGTGGGACTGTTCTAAAGGCAGAACACTTAACTCAGTTTCAGAAATGAGATCCTTGCCCAGTAAGTAAAATGACAGCTAAAAGTAATACAAATACTGTCAGATTCCAAGCTGTATGTTTGTCAGAGTTGAAGGACGAAGGAAGCTGCTATTTGTCCAGGTGAAGCATCTTTCACACATATAATACGTTAGCAAAAGCTGAtttgcaggttttacatgtgcagGATGATGCCGACGTTGACCCCTCACATACCAGTACCACAGCCCACCTATTCCCCAGGCCAGGGAGAATCTGGTGAAAGCTATCCCCACCCAAGCTCCTCTGTCTACTAGCCTGTGGAGGTAAAGATTGTCGCTACGAGGGACCAGAATGCTGGAAGTTGAACCAGCAAGTTATTCGAGGCATTTTCTCCTCCTGGTGAGAGTGTTTGGCAATCTAACACATAATTTTGTGTTGTGCGTGTTTTAGCAGTAAGGAGTCCATGCTGACTGTGAACTTCTATTTATCCCAGGGTAACAGATGACATAGTTGCCATGGCAAGACCATCAAGTTATCTAATTGAGAAGTACAACATCATAGATCAGTTTCAAAGGTAATCATTGGTCAGTATTGTCTGTGTAGTAAATTGATGCATGGCGCCTGCATCCTTACAGGAATtactacaaaaaaaaaggacataaaGCATCTTGTGTCACTTTTTTGCAACAACACTTGGTGATCGTAGTAGTTTTAGAGCTTCTGGAACTGTGGACACATTGCAAGTAACAACAAAAAACCTTTGAGATGAACACCAAGTGTCTGCAGCTTTCCTCCATTCTTTgactttgttttcaggttaaacaTCAGGTCGATCATTAACATGCAGCTCCCGGGCGAGCATGCTCACTGTGGACCTCCTCTGGACCCTGAAAGTGGTTTCACCTACTCTCCTCAGATCTTCATGGACAATGACAGTGAGATcttaaaacaatgaaagcaaagcatatttattttcaatacagaaaacagtttattttgtgtgcGAACATATGCTCATGGCTTTAATGCTCTTTCCTTTAGCTCACTATTCTTATTCTGTTTATGTGCAGTTTACTTTTATAACTTTGGGATGCCAGATTTTGGAGTGTCATCTCTTGTTGGGTTAATTGACGCAGTGAAGGTTATTGCCTTTGCGGTGAGGGAAGGAAGAGTGGCTGTGCACTGTCATGCAGGCCTGGGGAGGACAGGTAGgattaaaaatatattccatTTAAGTAAGTATTGCATGTTGCAGATTGGCCACATATAATGCTCTTGCTGTGTTCCTGATCGCCAGGTGTCCTGATAGCTTGCTACTTAATCTACACCTTGCGCATCAGCCCGAGTGAGGCCGTCCACTTTGTGCGGATTAAACGGCCTCGCTCTATCCAAACCCGGGCACAGATAAGCAAAGTGTTTGATTTTGCTCGCCTGCTTGGCACACAGCTGGTTCAATACCCAGACCTTAGCCTGAGGCACGGAGCCCCTTTCACCCTGCAGCACTATCTAAACCGACAAGCACTCCTACTGCACGGCAAGGAGGCTCGCAATCTCAGACAAACACCAAAGGTCTGGATTTTGTCATCATAATACATTAATCCTGTGTCATGAAATGCCTGGATTGTAGAGCAATTAACCTTCTCCTCTTTTCTGACTTCCACTTGATTAGGTGCTGTACCTCCTGTGTGTGCGTCTCTCCTGCTTGGCTCTGGGTCTCCCTTCACCTCCAGAGGTCTATGCTGAACTGGACAAGAGGTCCGCACTTAGGGTCCTGAGCAGCACTGTGAGAGAGACTCTGGTGTCCAAGCAGTACTTGCCCTTGCTGAGAGAAGGTCATAGAAGCTCGTGGGCAGGTTCGGGGTCAATGTCCTCATGGGACGACCCGTTAGGATTCTtggagaggaagagggaggTACTGATGGACAAACGCAGCTACAGTGACTCTGATCTCAGCAAGATCACGGTAAATGAGGTGAAATATCAAAATTGTGCATACAGAATTATTAAAATTCTTGAATAATAATGTAAAATGGGGCTGGTTATAAAGGATTCGTCCCTCTTTGTTGCATTTTGTACTGAAGGGATCGGAGCTGAATCCATACTGCACCACAGCTCTTGGAGATGAGAAACACTGGTGTTTGCCAGAACGTATGCGAGCTGATCTCAGACCAGTTAGTCCGGTTTTTGGTGGGCTTTCATCAGGCTACCAAACCACCAAAAAGGAAACTCATATACTCAATATTCCAGTGTCCAGCATGAGAACAAACAGCAGCTGTGCTAAGCAATCAAAGTGCAAGGCTAAAAAGGCTCTACCCAAATATAGCTCCAATGTGGAGGTAaccttacatttatttttaaaaatggtaaCAATAAAGAAATCTTTGCCGTGGATGTGTTCTAACCAATGTCACATGCAGCTGTGCAGAAATCCACATAACCTAGGCCCAACCTCGACGGCTCGTCCTGTAGCTAAAGCAATGGCAGAGCAGGGTCCTCCAGGAGAAACAGTTCTGCAAAGGTCGGCTCTGCTGCAggtaaaatgaacaaacaagCAATCATTGTTATCAATCAGAACATATCAGTGAATTCATACCACTGCTCACTTTTTCTACAGGAGGAACTGAACAGTAGTGAGTGTGGCTGGGCTCTGCTGGTCACTGAATCAGATCCTCATGTTCTCTGCTGTCTCTTGTGGACCTGGCTGGAGAAGCTCAGGGTTAGTGGCATCACACAAGGAATTTACGATTAAGCACCCTCTACTGCAGTAAACATTTGTCTCTCACTTTTAATGGTTTTCTCCAATCTCATTCAGGAACCTGTCCTGAGTGCCGAGGACATAGAAAGACTGAGTATTAGAGCAAGCAACAGGAATCCTCTCAGTGTGCTCAAGAAAGTAAGCAAAGAATCATCCTGTGCTTTCTTACTAAGCATCTATACATTTATACTTAAATCTCCTTAGATGTAAGATGTTATTTGGGATATCACATTATTACAGCCACAGAGACACACCATTTACTGTGTGCTGAGCTGCGTGAGCACAGTCACCAGCCTGTGTCCACACAGAGAGGAGGCAGTGCTTCACCGACTGATACGGGCACTTACGAGGGTAAGACAGAGCAGAAGTTCAATGAGTAAATCATGTTGCATTTATTCTAAAtatgaaaactttttttcaagtgttatcattttccttttttttaataaatacacatatatacacatatctTACAGCGCTCCCAAGAGGAAATGGAAAGCCTTGCACCTCTAATGAAAGTCATGAAAGCCACTTTGAGAGAAACCTTCCACAACTACAGATACTTCACTAGAGCCTGCAGCACCAATGCTACACTTTGAAGACCGGAGTttatacagaaacaaaaactgatACTGCATGTTGTTGTTGGGGGGGTTGGGGGTGGGGTTCCCACAGAGACATTTTGacaaatcagagtagaaaaatcCGAGGTGCAAGCCCTTAAATAAATGATGGCTTAAATCTGTCTAATTACTTTAGTTGTAGGATTCTGTAAGGGTTTGCCATCACACTGAGATGGCTTAAATGGCCAGCAATTAAGTTACACTTGTTTTCCTAATTCCAAATATGATAATATAGAGCACCCACTGTGTAGAATTAGCAGAATATGACATATAAAGACCAATCTCCCCTTCATGTCTCATCTTTATcttccctttttaaaaatatcactATTTCACAATAAATGTGGGCCTAACAAAATTGCTAATAACCCATACTAATTTAGATGTAAGAAATAAAGTGTCAGCTACACAGTCTAACAAGAACTATTACCTGCTCTACTCTTTCAGTCTAAGCTGTGTTAATGTGTTTCAATTTCAACTGCCCCCTCTGGCactaaaatattttgtttgtgaTGTGTCCTGCTTATACTGTTACACACTTCACAGGGGGCAATGAAAATGTGCCAATGCCTATAAATTAAGCCTAAGATATTTCCAGTAGAGGGCATTAAGATTAAGtcatatatttgtttgtttcagtggaTTAAGATGATTTGAAGTATTTTAAACAGTTACCAGGCAAAGAGTAACAACTACATCTGTGCCATGGACCAGTCCTCCATAGAGTGCTAGAAAAGTGGTTAAACTTGAAATAAAGTTAgaattaaaaaaaccaaacatttaaTCAGTTTAGCACTGAATAGTATATCAGGTCCTTTCATTAGCCCTAAGAGGTTAAATCCAAGCAGTGTGCCCACAGTGTGACCCTGTAGCAGAACAGCATTTCATACCTAATAAATCATTTACAACATCTGCATAATGTATTGCATGTATATACTTCTTGCATGTCTCTGGTTAAATGTGAGTGAGTCAGATATTATACGAGAGAGACAAGGCACcccaacttttttttatttcattattattattagtagtatttTTTATCTGATTAAACTGGTTAAAGAACATTATATCCAACACATATTAAGAATAAGTGTCAGAGAGTCATTGCCATGGCAACGTTGTCATAGTGAAGTTGACAACCATTAAACAATCTGTGTTTGGGTTCAGCGCACATGCTCATTTCTGTGGAAAAAGCCTGTCACGGACTATAAGCAGGATCGGGATTTTGTGAGGTAAAAATCACGAAtctgtttactttatttcaccgactgaataaaactgaaagcaGTCAGTGATTCGTTAGTTTGGAACGCAAACggtagaaactgtttttattttttggtgaaagattttctgctttttctgtaAAAAACATAATCAACCAGCCCCCTGCCAAACAAAAGTCAAGCGTAATGAGAAAAAGCGTAAGTATGTACATACTTACGCTTATGATTCATGAACTTAGCTCGATGCTTTATATAACTCATTAACATGGCTAACGCTTGTTTTCACAGGTGAGCGCAAAGCTGTTTTATAATTATTGATCACTTATGCTCAATCAGTGCGAGTTAGCAAATGAGTAAAGTTTATTTCTGGCGTAAGTGTTGTCATTCATGTGAAATGAGTTATGgttatcattgttattattgttccaAATCTGTTGCCATGATTAGCACCGTGATGTTGCTGTTCCAGGTGAAGCCACACTCGTGTTACTACTGAGCCACTCAGAAAGGTGCAGGATTTGAAAGAACTTGTAGTGTACATTGAGAAAAAGTTGGCAAACGCTTAAAGTGCCTTCATCGATAGTAATGCACTTtcttaatatatatatgtatacacaatACAGCATTTACCAAGTCTGCAGTCAGATCTATTAGCATTTGTAATGAGATctacatttattgttatttaagaAAAAGTTAAGACATCATGAGATGGCAAATATGCTGATGGCTATTTTAAGAGTCTCCATATATAGTGTTTTTACATATTTGCCTAACAAGTTGAAGAAGCTCATTTGAAATCTGCTAAAACAAACATGTGGAGCTACCTGCTATGGTGAATAAGGGATCAGCTGAATATAGCACCACAGAAGGATGAgtgattttatctttttttcgtttgtttttgttttttcatgtgcacgtcccccccccccttgtcattttcagtcattttccatGACTTTCTCTCTCAAGGTAATGATGAAGGCTGATCCCTGGGTTGGCACCTGGAGGCCCCACAAGCCAAGAGGTCCTATAGCTGCCCTCTATGGTAGCCCGGGGCCCAAGTATGCACTGCCTGGACTCACAGGTAGTGTTAGAAtagattttttgttgttgttgttgttgtcatcagcacaattattatcattattattagtagtagtagtagtagtagtattcaGTAAGGGtgtgttcttcttctgtgaTAAAGGTGTGTCTCAGCACGACCCTACTAAATACAAAGCCCCAATGTTCAGCTTTGGGATGCGTCGTAAGGAGGTCAATAATAACTTTTCCCCTGGGCCAAGATACCTGATTCCCACCAACATGACCAGAGAGGGCCTGAGTAACCAGCCTGCATTTTCACTCCATGGCCGTCCAAAGGAGCCCAAGTTCTTCGAGCCTCCTGGACCAGGTCAGCAGAACTCTTAACACATTAGACGCACATGAAGATGCTTTACTCCTGGTCTCAGTGTCTTTACAGAAATTTCTTTGTTGCTGTCAGGTCAATATTCCCCAGAGCACTCAGCAAAGTGGATCTACCGCTCTGCGCCTGCTTATTCACTGTTAGCCAGGCACAAGGAATTAGGTGGCAACAAAACACCAGGTAAAATACGTAtttgttgttgtgtatttgtacTGTGAATGACAAAGTTTCATAGTACAAAATCTGTAAACTCTATCTCTCGCTCCTACTGCAGGTCCTGCGACCTATTCTCTGCCTCCCGTGATAGGGATGAACACTGCGGTTGCATCTTCTGCTCCCTGCTTCTCAATACGTGGCCGCAACAAAATCGGAACCTTCTACGACGACCAAAGCAAGGTGCATAGTTATATATGTAACATGTCTTTTAAGATTTATATTTCACTGAAAAGCCAtctgtttgtcattttttaatgaatatGATTTTATATTATTGGGAGCTTTTAGTTTCTTTATGTGACCTTTGACTTCTCATGCACGTCAGTTCCAGTAGTTTCCCACTGTACTCCTGTTTACAGAGTAATCCTGTGTATAAACTTTACATGTTGTCTTTTTAGTGTAAAGTGTTTGTTTTGGGCTGAGATTTTATTAGTTTGCTGTAAGCAATTTTTATGTCTTCTAAGTAATTAATATTGAATTAATACAGATTAATATTGTTGGTAGTTATGAGGATTTTGTGTTAATAAAATCATGAGAAAAAATAGAGTTTACACATCACTCTATGTAGTCctctgaaaaactaagtaagcccCATGGTTCAATAGCTTGTAGAGCCATCatcagcaataacttgaagcaaCATGGAGTAATCTTTCCCTGTATAACGTTTCTCTGACATGAATGTGGAGGTATTTTATCTCAGTCTTCAGTTCATAGAAGTTTGCAGGCATTcctttatgcacagctcttttAAGGCCCTTTTAAGGCATTTGTGCTGATacgctgttttgttttctccaaaTGTGGTGCTGTGCGGTATGGACAAACATCTCCAACACTGGTCTTTGTTGTCTGTTAAGAATTGTTCtggaagtcttgtggtttgttccaATGCAACATTACACATGAAAGCCATGCTGcaactttctttttatagagAAGACTATTTCTTTTGGCAACACTTCCAAACAAGCTGTCCTTATTCCTTCATTTTCTAATtctactgtcatgaactttatcATTTAAcctgctaactgaggcctgaaATGTCTGCTTTTGTAGATGTGCTCGGACTGGCCTGTGAAAAGCTTTTTCATGTGACTAGTAAAAACAGTGTTTAACAGTTGTAATAGTTATACATGGTTATATAATCTCAATGCAAATTTCATGTCCATTAAAATGTATCTAAATCATTGTAGCTGTTATATATAGCTATTACACCTCTCCCCAACAGGGCCACTAGCTGACTGATAAGGTGTGTGCCATCACATTAAATTTCATTACTCAAATTCCAAAAGTATATACAAAGTACATATAAAAACCTGCACAAAAAACTGCATTGCATCATGATTATATACTAacaatttttctattttatctcaTTTGCTGATCTACTTTTGAAATGGCTCATAAGTGAAATTTGTTAAGacaagttaagatgagaagggagaaacacccttcagccATCTTACGGTTGTTGGTGTTGTGTAGTTTGTCAACCAGAAGGCACTTTGTAACTTATCTGTTGGCAACAGGTGTTTGCAAATCCACAAATACAACAACCAGCTGATCCAAGCAGCTATAGGCAGAGGGTAAATGAGTAACCTACAACTTGTTGGAGCAGAGaacaagtttatttttaaactgcgcTGTCATATTATCTAAGTAAAGACTCATAAGTGACGACACGCAACAAATGTTAGGaaaatctgtttatgtttcatgtgtctgaaagaaaaaaatgaaatcaccaAATATTGGCATCCTAAAAATCCTCCGTCAGGCTCTATTCCCTATGTATacgaaacaaaacaataaagatTAAGCTCAAAtatctgtttaaataaaattacatttagtACAACATATTCATATGATTGGTCTTCTACATGTAGACCTTTACACAGTTCTTGGGAGAATAAATTGGCCTCAGTTGTCAGGGCAGTGTGGTCGACTCATTTCCATTaccacaacacagactgtaGCAGGACAGTGTCAGGCCAGACTggttacatacaggtataaaaGTTACTCAAGCAAACCCTAAAAAGCTGaacccaaaccaaaacaaaaaactcctaGCAATTGTGTTTTACTGTTGTTGTCTATACTTTTGTTTCTCTTGGCCGCAGACTCCTGGCCCTGCTGCCTATAAAGTTGTGGACCCCAGTATTTATGGGCAGAAGCCTCCTCAATTCAGCATGACAGGTCGCAACTTCACTCCCGGTGAAACCACAGCGAAACCAGGACCAGGAGCATACAACCCTGAGCAAGTAAGAAACCTGATCATGTCGTTTTCTTTTTATCCTAAATGCCCCACaaatatgaacattttttaTTCATCGAGATTTTTTCCTTCCTAGGTAAACCTCACAAAAAGCAAAGCCCCGAGTTTTACCTTTGGATTGCGTCATTCTGAGTACATCCTACCAGTCAGTCCCTGGGAATGTTGAGGAATAGTGTCCTCTGTCATCTCTTATTTTAACTGGAAATGACCACAGAAGTTTGTCAATAAAGCATAAAATACAAACTGCTCAGCACAACAGTGAGATTGTATTTTGATGCCAAAGAATTTAGGCCAGATTTCTCCATTTGTCATATTTGAGGTCAGTTAAGGAAAAAATACTTTAAGAAATTGCTCATCTTTTTACAGAATAAGATAAATTCACTGTTTCTGTCTTATGTCTCAACTTTGTGGAATTTCCAGGTTACGGTTTAGCCTTTTGCACAGAGTTTATAGCAGAACCTCTGCAATCCCAATTCCTGAGTTAGTCATTTGGTATTTTGCAGTGACACTTTAATGTGGATCCAACTTTCATATTAGGCTGTATGACACATACAAACTACATGATCACTGATATTTTGCTTTTGCTATTTAAATTAGCCACAGAGCCACTAAATTGTTAAAGTCAGCCGATACAGAAAATTTAACACCTGTAGACATAGCCTATGTGCAAGAACAATGTTATTTTGCTTTTATATTTGGCCAAATACCAGCAGCTTGTGAAACAGATTGTTGGCTttatgtgaaaagaaaaaaaatgtgtgaaactGCCTAATAGAGCTGTGAAAAGGGTTTTCAGAGAACTCCATGCAATCCTGTGAAAACCTAAGTACACGCTTACACTTGTACACTCTGTGATGGGTTATAAggacatttccaaacaatttaaTTCTACAGTGAGAAAAACTATTCGCCtaaaacattcaagacagttGCCAGAGATTTGTCTTTGCAGGAATGTATTTAGAGTTGCAAGTTAGACATTGCAATGCTCAGACAAACTGCAAAGAAATCCAAGCGCTACATCTCAggctctacaggcctcagttataTCATGTTTAAAGTTTATGGCACCACAATCCAAAAAAGGCTGAACAAGCATGGCTTGGCTGAAACCCTcttttctctaaaaagagcaaTGCAGCAAAGTTTTGCATCTCAACCAACCACAAGACTCCTGGAAATATCTtctttggacagagaagaccaAAGTTCACAGcaccacatttaaaaaaaactaaagagaGCATATCAgtacaaacacctcataccaacagtcaaacacagtggtggaggggtgatgatgtTGGCTGGTTTTGGAGCCACAGGACTTGGGCACTTCGCATCTTGGGCATCTTTCCTAGGTTTTGTTGTATagcaaagtattctagagtcaaatgtgatgCCATCTGTCCTATGGCTTA from the Oreochromis niloticus isolate F11D_XX linkage group LG7, O_niloticus_UMD_NMBU, whole genome shotgun sequence genome contains:
- the zgc:77752 gene encoding LOW QUALITY PROTEIN: protein tyrosine phosphatase domain-containing protein 1 (The sequence of the model RefSeq protein was modified relative to this genomic sequence to represent the inferred CDS: deleted 2 bases in 2 codons) — its product is MPTLTPHIPVPQPTYSQARENLVKAIPPKLLCLLACGGKDCRYEGPECWKLNQQVIRGIFSSWVTDDIVAMARPSSYLIEKYNIIDQFQRLNIRSIINMQLPGEHAHCGPPLDPESGFTYSPQIFMDNDIYFYNFGMPDFGVSSLVGLIDAVKVIAFAVREGRVAVHCHAGLGRTGVLIACYLIYTLRISPSEAVHFVRIKRPRSIQTRAQISKVFDFARLLGTQLVQYPDLSLRHGAPFTLQHYLNRQALLLHGKEARNLRQTPKVLYLLCVRLSCLALGLPSPPEVYAELDKRSALRVLSSTVRETLVSKQYLPLLREGHRSSWAGSGSMSSWDDPLGFLERKREVLMDKRSYSDSDLSKITVNEGSELNPYCTTALGDEKHWCLPERMRADLRPVSPVFGGLSSGYQTTKKETHILNIPVSSMRTNSSCAKQSKCKAKKALPKYSSNVELCRNPHNLGPTSTARPVAKAMAEQGPPGETVLQRSALLQEELNSSECGWALLVTESDPHVLCCLLWTWLEKLREPVLSAEDIERLSIRASNRNPLSVLKKPQRHTIYCVLSCVSTVTSLCPHREEAVLHRLIRALTRRSQEEMESLAPLMKVMKATLRETFHNYRYFTRACSTNATL
- the cimap1b gene encoding ciliary microtubule associated protein 1B isoform X1 — protein: MRKSVMMKADPWVGTWRPHKPRGPIAALYGSPGPKYALPGLTGVSQHDPTKYKAPMFSFGMRRKEVNNNFSPGPRYLIPTNMTREGLSNQPAFSLHGRPKEPKFFEPPGPGQYSPEHSAKWIYRSAPAYSLLARHKELGGNKTPGPATYSLPPVIGMNTAVASSAPCFSIRGRNKIGTFYDDQSKTPGPAAYKVVDPSIYGQKPPQFSMTGRNFTPGETTAKPGPGAYNPEQVNLTKSKAPSFTFGLRHSEYILPVSPWEC
- the cimap1b gene encoding ciliary microtubule associated protein 1B isoform X2 → MMKADPWVGTWRPHKPRGPIAALYGSPGPKYALPGLTGVSQHDPTKYKAPMFSFGMRRKEVNNNFSPGPRYLIPTNMTREGLSNQPAFSLHGRPKEPKFFEPPGPGQYSPEHSAKWIYRSAPAYSLLARHKELGGNKTPGPATYSLPPVIGMNTAVASSAPCFSIRGRNKIGTFYDDQSKTPGPAAYKVVDPSIYGQKPPQFSMTGRNFTPGETTAKPGPGAYNPEQVNLTKSKAPSFTFGLRHSEYILPVSPWEC